In a single window of the Caulobacter soli genome:
- a CDS encoding alpha-glucuronidase family glycosyl hydrolase, which translates to MRGLWLAAGLISATLSASVARAEDGYDLWLRYRPLPTAQRPAARAIAPVADTPTLKVARAELQRGLDGLIGSAPAADAPSILLGTPKSSPAVTALNLPLKGAGDEGYLIRTLQNSKGGKTTVIAANSDVGVLYGVFAYLRLVQTGQGVDALDILSAPKINHRLLNHWDNLDGHVERGYAGASLWDWWKLPDYTDPRYVDYARANASIGVNGTVLNNVNAKADSLTAPYIAKAAALADVFRPYGIKVYLSARWSAPIEIGGLKTADPLDPAVKAFWKAKADEIYKAIPDFGGFLVKANSEGQPGPQDYGRTHVDGANMLADAVGPHGGIVMWRAFVYSHEQPDDRAKQGYSEFKPFDGQFRDNVIVQVKNGAIDFQPREPFHPLFGAMPKTNLGMEFQITKEYLGFATHLVYLGPLYEETLKSDTYAHGPGSTVAKVVDGTLDARPLTLMAGVANIGRDRNWSGSQFDQANWYMFGRLAWDPEASTKDIAADWARMTFSTDPRFVAPTVAMMMGSREAAVDYMTPLGLHHQMGRSHHYGPGPWVTGGPRADWTSVYYAKAGKDGIGFDRTATGSNATAQYAPVVAKRFSDLKTIDEKDLLWFHHLPWTYKLKSGQTLWDGLVTHYSHGVATVDGMGKTWAGLAPYVDPERHAQVADFLAIQRNEAQWWRDASIAYFQTFSGLPLPAGEAPPAHSLDYYEGLNFPYAPGGG; encoded by the coding sequence GTGCGGGGGCTGTGGCTTGCGGCCGGCCTGATCTCGGCGACCCTGAGCGCCTCCGTGGCCCGGGCCGAGGACGGCTATGACCTGTGGCTGCGCTATCGGCCGCTGCCGACGGCGCAACGACCCGCGGCCCGCGCCATCGCGCCCGTCGCCGACACCCCGACGCTGAAGGTCGCCCGCGCCGAACTGCAGCGCGGACTGGACGGCCTGATCGGCTCGGCGCCGGCCGCCGATGCGCCTTCGATCCTGCTGGGCACGCCCAAGAGCTCGCCCGCCGTGACGGCCCTGAACCTGCCGCTGAAGGGCGCGGGCGACGAGGGCTACCTGATTAGAACGCTCCAAAATTCAAAGGGGGGCAAGACCACCGTGATCGCCGCCAACAGCGACGTCGGCGTGCTGTACGGCGTCTTCGCCTATCTTCGCCTGGTCCAGACGGGGCAGGGCGTCGACGCGCTCGACATCCTGTCGGCCCCCAAGATCAATCACCGCCTGCTGAACCACTGGGACAACCTGGATGGCCACGTGGAGCGCGGCTATGCCGGCGCCTCGCTGTGGGACTGGTGGAAGCTGCCCGACTACACCGACCCCCGCTACGTCGACTACGCCCGCGCCAACGCCTCGATCGGCGTCAACGGCACGGTTCTGAACAACGTCAACGCCAAGGCCGACAGCCTGACCGCGCCCTATATCGCCAAGGCCGCGGCCCTGGCCGACGTGTTCCGGCCCTACGGCATCAAGGTCTATCTGTCGGCCCGCTGGTCCGCTCCGATCGAGATCGGCGGCCTGAAGACCGCCGACCCGCTGGACCCGGCGGTGAAGGCGTTCTGGAAGGCCAAGGCCGACGAGATCTACAAGGCGATTCCCGACTTCGGCGGCTTCCTGGTGAAGGCCAATTCCGAGGGCCAGCCAGGCCCGCAGGACTATGGCCGCACCCATGTCGACGGGGCCAACATGTTGGCCGACGCGGTGGGACCACACGGCGGGATCGTGATGTGGCGGGCCTTCGTCTATTCGCACGAGCAGCCGGACGACCGCGCCAAGCAGGGCTACAGCGAATTCAAGCCGTTCGACGGTCAGTTCCGCGACAACGTCATCGTCCAGGTCAAGAACGGGGCGATCGACTTCCAGCCGCGCGAGCCGTTCCACCCGCTGTTCGGGGCCATGCCCAAGACCAACCTGGGCATGGAGTTCCAGATCACCAAGGAATACCTCGGCTTCGCCACCCACCTCGTCTACCTCGGTCCGCTCTACGAAGAGACCCTGAAATCGGACACCTACGCGCACGGTCCGGGTTCGACCGTGGCCAAGGTGGTGGACGGCACGCTGGATGCGCGCCCCCTGACCCTGATGGCCGGCGTCGCCAATATCGGCCGTGACCGCAACTGGTCGGGCTCGCAGTTCGACCAGGCCAACTGGTACATGTTCGGCCGCCTGGCCTGGGATCCGGAAGCCTCGACCAAGGACATCGCCGCCGACTGGGCCAGGATGACCTTCTCGACCGATCCACGTTTCGTCGCCCCGACCGTGGCGATGATGATGGGCTCGCGCGAGGCGGCGGTCGACTACATGACCCCGCTGGGCCTGCACCACCAGATGGGCCGCAGCCATCACTACGGTCCCGGTCCCTGGGTGACCGGCGGGCCGCGCGCCGACTGGACGAGCGTCTACTACGCCAAGGCCGGCAAGGACGGGATCGGCTTTGACCGCACGGCCACCGGGAGCAACGCCACGGCCCAGTACGCGCCCGTCGTGGCCAAGCGCTTCTCGGACCTGAAGACGATCGACGAGAAGGACCTGCTGTGGTTCCACCACCTGCCGTGGACCTACAAGCTGAAGTCTGGCCAGACCCTGTGGGACGGCCTGGTGACCCACTATTCGCACGGCGTCGCCACGGTGGACGGCATGGGCAAGACCTGGGCGGGCCTGGCGCCCTATGTCGATCCCGAGCGCCACGCCCAGGTGGCCGATTTCCTGGCCATCCAGCGCAACGAGGCCCAGTGGTGGCGCGACGCCTCGATCGCCTATTTCCAGACCTTCTCGGGCCTGCCCCTGCCGGCCGGCGAAGCGCCCCCGGCCCATTCGCTGGACTACTACGAGGGCCTGAACTTCCCGTATGCGCCGGGCGGAGGCTGA